In a genomic window of Ipomoea triloba cultivar NCNSP0323 chromosome 3, ASM357664v1:
- the LOC116013208 gene encoding uncharacterized protein LOC116013208 — MGPILQYDYCEQANAVGGFPGQPQRNYDPYSNTYNPGWRDHPNFSYKPHPTFPQFQPRQPIQEQPSSSQQPSSNSSMSLEDIVKSLAINTQQFQRDTQQFQQQTQQFQQETRTSIQHLESQMSQLASTVSRLESQGKLPSQPIVNPKQNVSAITLRSGKGLEEHTQVRKTFNQDEETEKEVHQPQNDQKLVKESPETLVIPPPFPSRLAKSKKAEEEKEIFETFRKVEVNIPLLDAIKQIPRYAKFLKELCTNKRKLKGNEMVSMGENVSTVLQKKLPPKCKDPGMFTIPCKIGNVNVDSAMLDLGASINVIPLSVYSSLNVGSLKETCVIVQLADRSNVYPVRVLEDVLVQVDGLIFPADFYVLDMEEDNSPNSSLILLGRPFLKTTKTKIDVHDGILTMEFDGDIVKFDIFNTSMKHLIGMSSVFVVDILLQEENCHLIGGDKPDVALNRNPNFDDVLGREWCLAKDILRMPI; from the exons ATGGGTCCGATACTTCAATATGATTACTGTGAGCAAGCTAATGCAGTTGGAGGCTTTCCAGGCCAACCACAACGAAATTATGATCCATATTCAAATACATATAACCCAGGATGGAGGGATCATCCAAATTTCAGCTACAAGCCACATCCCACATTTCCACAGTTTCAGCCTAGACAACCCATTCAAGAACAACCTTCATCTTCACAACAACCATCTTCTAATTCAAGTATGTCGTTAGAAGATATCGTTAAGTCACTTGCCATTAACACACAACAATTTCAGCGAGACACACAACAATTTCAGCAACAAACACAACAATTTCagcaagaaacaagaacaagtatTCAACACTTAGAAAGTCAGATGAGCCAGCTAGCATCTACTGTGAGTAGGTTGGAATCTCAAGGTAAGTTGCCCTCACAACCTATTGTTAATCCAAAACAAAATGTGAGTGCAATTACCCTGAGAAGTGGAAAAGGGTTGGAAGAACATACTCAAGTGAGAAAAACATTCAACCAAGATGAGGAAACTGAAAAAGAGGTCCATCAACCCCAAAATGATCAAAAACTCGTCAAAGAAAGTCCAGAGACTTTGGTAATTCCTCCCCCTTTTCCTAGTAGGTTGGCCAAATCCAAGAAAGccgaagaagaaaaagaaatatttgaGACCTTTCGAAAGGTCGAGGTAAATATTCCTTTACTTGATGCTATTAAACAAATTCCTCGATATGCTAAGTTTCTCAAGGAGTTGTGCACAAACAAAAGAAAGTTAAAAGGCAATGAAATGGTGAGCATGGGGGAAAATGTTTCAACTGTTTTACAAAAAAAGTTGCCCCCTAAATGCAAAGATCCTGGTATGTTTACTATCCCTTGCAAAATTGGAAATGTTAATGTTGACAGCGCAATGCTAGATCTTGGAGCTTCAATTAATGTCATTCCCCTATCTGTTTATTCATCTTTGAATGTTGGCTCCTTAAAAGAGACTTGTGTAATTGTTCAACTTGCTGATAGATCTAATGTTTATCCTGTCAGGGTTTTAGAAGATGTTTTAGTACAAGTTGATGGATTAATCTTTCCTGCTGATTTTTATGTGTTAGATATGGAAGAAGACAATTCTCCCAATTCCTCATTGATCTTATTAGGAAGGCCatttttgaaaactactaaaactaaaattgatgtGCATGATGGTATATTGACAATGGAGTTTGATGGTGACATtgttaaatttgatatatttaatactagtATGAAACATCTTATTGGCATGTCATCTGTTTTTGTTGTGGATATTTTATTGCAAGAAGAAAATTGTCATTTGATTGGTGGTGATAAACCGGATGTTGCATTGAATAGAAATCCTAACTTTGATGATGTGTTAGGAAGAGAATGgtgtctagccaaagac ATATTACGTATGCCAATTTGA